In a genomic window of Acidobacteriota bacterium:
- the glmS gene encoding glutamine--fructose-6-phosphate transaminase (isomerizing), with protein MCGIVGYVGQQEVVPILVEGLRKLEYRGYDSAGIAILGDDGVEIVRAEGKLANLEAKLAERDEPLSGHFGLGHTRWATHGKPTENNAHPHRDCEGKVVVIHNGIIENFLPLRARLEKKGHEIRTQTDTEIVAHLIEDHRKGGKSFLDAVRAALAELEGHYALVIVTVDEPGTIIAARQGPPLVVGIGEGENIVASDVTPLLAYTRKILYLEDGEHVVVREDGVEIFDSELNPVEREPKRITWDAVAAEKEGYKHYMLKEIHEQPRAVKDTFTGRMFEASGEINLHDLEIDEKLFNKFQKIHIIACGTSWHSGLVGKFLLETATRLPVEVDYGSEYRYRDPIVDETTLVIGVTQSGETADTIAGMQSAKEKGATLVSICNVVGSAATRISDGIIYTHAGPEIGVASTKAFTTQLTALYLMTLFFRDLRGEDRKDLQYAMHELAVIPHKIEEILRKESHIEEIANKYSKARDFLFLGRGVHYPIALEGALKLKEISYIHAEGYPAGEMKHGPIALIDENLPIVGIATHTPVYDKAISNLQEAKSRDGRLILICDEGDDEVKAMADDTIEIPWTIEPLQPILTVIPMQLLAYYIALRLGKDVDQPRNLAKSVTVE; from the coding sequence ATGTGCGGAATTGTCGGATACGTCGGTCAGCAGGAAGTCGTCCCCATTCTCGTCGAAGGCCTCCGCAAGCTCGAATATCGCGGTTACGACAGTGCGGGAATCGCCATTCTCGGCGACGACGGTGTCGAGATCGTCAGGGCCGAAGGAAAGCTTGCGAACCTGGAAGCGAAACTCGCGGAACGTGACGAGCCGCTCAGCGGCCACTTCGGCCTGGGGCACACCCGCTGGGCCACACATGGAAAACCGACCGAGAACAACGCCCATCCGCATCGCGACTGCGAGGGGAAGGTCGTCGTCATCCACAACGGCATCATCGAGAACTTTCTCCCTCTTCGCGCACGTCTCGAAAAGAAAGGCCACGAGATCCGGACACAGACCGACACCGAGATCGTCGCCCACCTGATCGAAGATCACCGAAAAGGGGGGAAGTCGTTCCTCGACGCGGTCCGCGCTGCGCTGGCAGAGCTCGAGGGACACTACGCTCTGGTCATCGTCACCGTCGATGAGCCCGGAACGATCATCGCTGCGCGCCAGGGTCCCCCGCTCGTCGTCGGAATCGGCGAGGGGGAGAACATCGTCGCCTCGGACGTCACCCCGCTTCTCGCATACACGCGAAAGATCCTCTACCTCGAGGATGGCGAGCACGTCGTCGTCCGGGAAGACGGCGTCGAGATCTTCGACTCCGAGCTCAACCCCGTCGAGCGCGAGCCTAAGCGAATCACCTGGGATGCCGTGGCTGCCGAAAAGGAAGGCTACAAACATTACATGCTCAAAGAGATTCACGAGCAGCCCCGCGCCGTAAAAGACACGTTCACGGGACGAATGTTCGAAGCCAGCGGTGAGATCAACCTGCACGACCTCGAGATCGACGAGAAGCTGTTCAACAAGTTCCAAAAAATCCACATCATCGCCTGCGGCACCTCGTGGCATTCGGGACTCGTCGGCAAATTTCTTCTGGAAACCGCAACACGTCTTCCCGTCGAGGTCGATTACGGCTCCGAGTACCGCTACAGAGACCCGATTGTCGACGAGACGACTCTCGTCATCGGCGTCACCCAGTCGGGCGAGACCGCCGACACCATTGCCGGTATGCAGTCGGCGAAGGAGAAAGGCGCAACGCTCGTCTCGATCTGCAACGTCGTCGGATCCGCGGCAACCCGGATCTCCGACGGGATCATCTACACACATGCCGGCCCCGAGATCGGCGTCGCGTCGACCAAGGCATTCACCACCCAGCTCACCGCCCTCTATCTCATGACGCTCTTCTTCCGAGACCTTCGCGGAGAGGATCGGAAGGATCTCCAGTACGCGATGCACGAACTGGCGGTCATCCCGCACAAGATCGAGGAGATTCTCCGGAAGGAATCGCACATCGAGGAGATCGCAAATAAGTATTCGAAGGCCCGCGACTTTCTCTTTCTCGGACGAGGGGTGCATTATCCGATCGCGCTCGAAGGGGCTCTCAAGCTGAAGGAAATCTCCTACATTCACGCCGAGGGGTACCCGGCCGGTGAGATGAAGCATGGCCCGATCGCGCTGATCGACGAAAACCTTCCGATCGTCGGGATCGCGACCCACACCCCTGTCTACGACAAGGCGATCTCCAACCTTCAGGAGGCAAAATCACGCGACGGCAGGCTGATTCTGATCTGCGACGAAGGGGACGACGAAGTGAAAGCGATGGCCGACGACACGATCGAGATCCCCTGGACGATCGAACCTCTCCAGCCGATCCTGACCGTCATTCCAATGCAGCTTCTCGCCTATTACATCGCGCTTCGCCTCGGAAAGGACGTCGACCAGCCACGCAATCTCGCGAAGAGCGTCACGGTCGAGTAG
- a CDS encoding ketoacyl-ACP synthase III gives MSRARSVITATGSFVPPIRVRNEQFVENDFRLGDGTRFDKTNQQILEQFESITGIRERRYASDDLVTSDLATEAARNALSSSGIDGETLDAIIVAHNFGDVRAGSRRSDLVPALASRVKHHLGIENPGAAAWDLVFGCPGWLQGMIVGDTMIRAGDAKRVMVIGAEALSRVSDPHDRDSLIYSDGAGATILEAREADERVGILAHGVRSDTGEELEMLFMAQSFNPELLGDEIYLKMEGRKLYRYALRTVAGSIRECLDRADVPLADVSKILLHQANHKMDEAIVTALYDLYEMPVPEDVMPMTIGWLGNSSVATLPTMLDLILRGELDGHTISSGDNVVFASVGAGMNINAFVYRVP, from the coding sequence ATGAGCCGAGCTCGATCGGTGATCACCGCGACCGGAAGCTTCGTTCCGCCGATTCGGGTCAGGAACGAACAGTTCGTCGAGAACGACTTCCGACTGGGTGACGGTACGCGGTTCGACAAGACGAACCAGCAGATCCTCGAACAGTTCGAGTCGATCACGGGGATTCGTGAGCGCCGGTACGCCTCGGATGATCTGGTGACCTCGGATCTCGCAACCGAGGCGGCGAGAAATGCGTTGAGCTCGTCGGGTATCGATGGCGAGACACTCGACGCTATCATCGTCGCGCACAACTTTGGCGACGTTCGGGCCGGATCCCGCCGGTCCGATCTCGTTCCTGCGCTCGCCTCACGGGTCAAGCATCACCTTGGAATCGAGAATCCGGGCGCCGCGGCGTGGGATCTCGTCTTCGGATGTCCGGGTTGGCTTCAGGGGATGATCGTCGGAGACACGATGATCCGCGCGGGAGATGCGAAGCGCGTGATGGTGATCGGAGCGGAGGCGCTCTCTCGCGTGTCCGATCCACATGACCGGGACAGTCTGATCTACTCGGACGGCGCGGGCGCGACGATTCTGGAAGCGCGGGAAGCCGACGAGCGCGTCGGAATCCTCGCGCACGGTGTGCGCTCCGATACCGGTGAGGAGCTCGAAATGCTCTTCATGGCGCAGTCCTTCAATCCGGAGCTCCTCGGTGACGAGATTTACCTGAAGATGGAGGGGCGAAAGCTCTATCGCTACGCGCTGCGAACCGTCGCGGGGTCGATCCGCGAGTGTCTGGATCGCGCCGATGTCCCGCTCGCCGATGTTTCGAAGATTCTCCTCCATCAGGCGAATCACAAAATGGACGAGGCGATCGTGACGGCGTTGTACGACCTCTACGAGATGCCCGTACCGGAGGACGTCATGCCGATGACGATCGGCTGGCTGGGGAACAGCTCGGTCGCGACGCTGCCGACGATGCTCGACCTGATCCTGCGCGGAGAGCTCGATGGTCACACGATCTCGAGTGGCGACAACGTCGTTTTCGCGTCCGTTGGCGCAGGGATGAACATCAATGCCTTCGTCTATCGGGTACCGTGA
- a CDS encoding ankyrin repeat domain-containing protein, translating into MIMRMALSMLVTIPLFANNSDALHEAALRGDLATVSRLLDEGVDLRFSSGGHTVLEVLERGHEEVGKLLMKRSDSTIFADGLLQYLLENHDPESEIVGIFWERLDEISSRETEQEAASAILAGEAADGNLLAIRALLERGVPVDAGFESPLIAAARSGQADAARLLIEHGADISKEGVAGGNAIMIALLEGFPEVLDVLLEAEADLNAISSEGDTPLGLAARFGGPGMVGRLLAVDGIEIDIRDGEGRTPLMHAAEMGCDRCVALLLDAGADPALEDLSGSTAIELARERQFSNIVSLLTGDKTRLSEALDPAEIVPVGVRESEAVWLDSLMEAWLVRRQFDHVDSRLSKDFFSTTARNISGEAGGGLRSLLEFPFDPEVRCITFCGSLEECLAEEIEVEPLLVDSDATLGFPALRNHVGKSVLVAVASLGDCDMSIMLVATRGDEPELLTIELAPSY; encoded by the coding sequence ATGATCATGCGCATGGCCCTGAGTATGCTCGTTACGATTCCACTATTCGCGAACAACTCGGACGCGTTGCACGAGGCCGCCCTGCGCGGCGACCTCGCAACAGTCTCCCGCCTCCTCGATGAGGGAGTCGACCTTCGATTCAGCAGTGGGGGCCACACGGTGCTCGAAGTCTTGGAACGAGGACACGAAGAGGTCGGAAAGCTCCTGATGAAACGGTCCGATTCGACGATCTTTGCCGATGGGCTCCTTCAGTATCTGCTCGAGAATCATGATCCGGAGAGCGAGATCGTTGGGATCTTCTGGGAACGGCTCGACGAGATCTCGAGTCGGGAGACCGAACAGGAAGCTGCTTCGGCGATTCTGGCGGGTGAGGCGGCCGATGGGAACCTGCTCGCGATCCGAGCGCTGCTGGAGCGAGGAGTCCCCGTGGACGCTGGATTCGAGTCTCCGCTCATCGCCGCTGCGCGATCGGGACAGGCGGATGCCGCGAGGCTACTGATTGAGCATGGAGCCGACATTTCGAAAGAGGGCGTGGCCGGCGGGAACGCGATCATGATTGCGCTCCTCGAAGGCTTCCCGGAGGTTCTGGATGTCCTCCTCGAAGCGGAAGCGGACCTCAACGCCATCAGCAGTGAAGGAGATACGCCTCTCGGGCTCGCAGCGCGGTTCGGGGGGCCCGGGATGGTCGGCCGCCTTCTCGCGGTCGACGGCATCGAGATCGACATTCGGGACGGCGAAGGGAGGACCCCTCTGATGCACGCCGCGGAAATGGGCTGTGACCGGTGCGTCGCGCTCCTTCTGGATGCAGGTGCCGATCCGGCGCTCGAGGATCTTTCCGGCAGCACCGCGATTGAACTCGCCAGGGAACGGCAGTTCTCCAATATCGTTTCGCTTCTCACGGGAGACAAAACCCGTTTGAGCGAGGCGCTCGACCCAGCCGAGATCGTGCCGGTCGGAGTGAGAGAGAGCGAAGCGGTATGGCTCGATTCCCTGATGGAGGCATGGCTGGTGAGGCGTCAGTTCGACCACGTCGATTCTCGATTATCGAAGGATTTCTTCTCGACGACCGCGCGGAACATCTCGGGCGAGGCGGGAGGGGGCCTGCGAAGCCTTCTCGAGTTTCCGTTCGATCCGGAAGTGCGTTGCATCACGTTCTGTGGGAGCCTCGAGGAGTGTCTCGCCGAGGAGATCGAGGTGGAACCGCTCCTGGTCGACTCGGATGCGACGCTCGGGTTTCCGGCGCTGAGGAATCATGTGGGCAAGAGCGTTCTCGTGGCCGTCGCCAGTCTTGGTGACTGCGATATGTCGATCATGCTCGTGGCGACGCGCGGTGACGAGCCCGAGCTGCTCACCATCGAGCTCGCACCATCGTACTGA
- a CDS encoding cyclase family protein, with product MSERLVDISPLVSSRYAVFPGDIPFSRSVSLDLDSGDHLTLSSIHATCHIGAHADAPNHYLRGGEDIASRPLELYIGPCEVVAIEGVGPRPAIVSDLPSRTGPWPERVLFRTGSFPDPEQWTDDFTSLSPELIAWLGGRGVRLVGIDTPSIDPATSKTLAAHAMVARNDMAILEGLVLAGVEPGAWELIAPPLKIEGADAGPVRAVLRR from the coding sequence GTGAGCGAAAGACTCGTCGACATTTCGCCTCTCGTCTCGTCGCGATACGCGGTTTTTCCGGGAGACATTCCGTTCAGCCGCAGCGTCAGCCTGGATCTCGATTCGGGCGATCACCTCACGCTCTCCTCGATCCATGCGACGTGTCACATCGGGGCTCACGCGGATGCTCCCAACCACTATCTGCGCGGTGGAGAGGACATCGCATCCCGGCCGCTCGAGCTCTACATCGGACCGTGCGAGGTCGTTGCGATCGAAGGAGTCGGCCCGCGCCCGGCGATCGTATCCGATCTTCCCTCGCGGACGGGGCCATGGCCGGAGCGGGTCCTTTTCCGGACGGGATCGTTTCCGGACCCGGAGCAGTGGACTGACGATTTTACGAGCCTCTCTCCTGAACTGATCGCCTGGCTGGGAGGTCGCGGGGTCCGGCTGGTGGGGATCGACACGCCATCGATCGATCCTGCCACGTCGAAAACGCTCGCCGCGCATGCGATGGTTGCGCGCAACGACATGGCGATTCTCGAAGGCCTCGTGCTCGCGGGGGTGGAGCCCGGGGCGTGGGAGCTGATCGCACCCCCTCTCAAAATCGAAGGCGCCGACGCCGGCCCCGTCAGGGCGGTGTTGCGTCGGTAG
- a CDS encoding tRNA U-34 5-methylaminomethyl-2-thiouridine biosynthesis protein: MADRTGTIIAGMLAPHPPHIVYGENHPRNEPKSECGWEVLRWGYERARKDFLPRKPDVFIVHSPHWQTIVGHHFLGIEEFHGLSVDPIFPNLFRFNYDIRVDVELAEMIAEEGREMGMTTKMMRNPSFRVDYGTIVSCHMMNPDWDIPIVGISSNNSPYYFSNEIGQQEMIRLGEATRKAVEKSGRRAILLASNTLSHRHFTTEPEIPEDMSREHIYQHAGYLWDMEVLDMMKTGRTRELVAVLPEFIDHAVSEVKAGSLAWMLSALGFPDYPAEVYGYWTVIGTGNAVVGWDHETRGGELTGESKAG; encoded by the coding sequence ATGGCTGACCGGACCGGAACGATCATCGCGGGCATGCTGGCCCCACACCCCCCTCACATCGTTTACGGAGAAAACCATCCGCGCAACGAGCCGAAGTCGGAGTGTGGATGGGAAGTGCTCCGGTGGGGCTATGAACGAGCGCGAAAGGACTTTCTCCCTCGCAAACCGGACGTCTTCATCGTTCACAGCCCGCACTGGCAAACCATCGTCGGGCATCATTTCCTTGGAATCGAGGAGTTTCACGGCCTCTCGGTCGATCCGATCTTTCCGAACCTCTTCCGCTTCAACTACGACATCAGAGTCGACGTCGAGCTCGCCGAGATGATCGCCGAGGAGGGACGGGAGATGGGGATGACGACGAAGATGATGCGGAATCCGAGCTTCCGCGTCGATTACGGAACGATCGTCTCCTGCCACATGATGAATCCCGATTGGGACATCCCGATCGTCGGGATCTCGTCGAACAACTCCCCCTACTATTTTTCGAACGAGATCGGTCAGCAGGAGATGATCCGGCTCGGTGAGGCGACCAGGAAAGCGGTCGAGAAGAGCGGCCGGCGAGCGATTCTTCTCGCGTCGAATACGCTTTCCCACCGGCATTTCACGACCGAGCCGGAAATCCCGGAAGACATGTCGCGCGAGCACATCTATCAGCATGCGGGCTATCTGTGGGACATGGAGGTTCTCGACATGATGAAAACCGGGAGGACCCGCGAGCTGGTGGCGGTGCTTCCCGAGTTCATCGATCATGCGGTGAGCGAGGTCAAGGCGGGCTCGCTCGCCTGGATGCTCTCGGCCCTCGGGTTCCCGGACTACCCGGCTGAAGTCTACGGCTACTGGACTGTGATCGGCACAGGCAACGCGGTCGTCGGATGGGATCACGAGACGCGGGGTGGGGAGCTCACGGGCGAGTCGAAGGCCGGCTGA
- a CDS encoding pyridoxal phosphate-dependent aminotransferase, with translation MSSIRPAARFDSIGLSLIRQINDLGTPDCVNLGLGEPNLEPDAMLRSLMERAARECETGYSAVPGSVELRELIGRSYGLTPDEICVTTGSEEALYAFMQAFVGPGDEVLTPDPGFAVYASMISLAGGEPVPYQLVPGKWGIDVEQLEALVTPATKAILINSPSNPTGGVLPEDQVDAVVRLAEKHGFIVVSDEVYREIFHTGSRPATAAERSSHVVVMSSLSKSHGLTGLRLGWMGASLDLMATLRKAHHYMTICASTYSQKLAELVLREKAWNEDWLRRAREQFAMQRSVAIEGLEEHVGPVESASEGAFYIFQPVPTCRTLEFARSLATEAKVLMIPGVAFGDSGEGFLRISYASSPEKIREGVRRLGKALEKSEKVKSEERREKREE, from the coding sequence TTGAGCTCGATTCGACCGGCAGCCCGATTCGATTCGATCGGTCTGTCGCTGATCCGGCAGATCAACGATCTCGGTACACCGGATTGTGTGAATCTGGGGCTCGGCGAGCCGAATCTCGAACCGGACGCCATGTTGCGCTCGCTGATGGAGCGTGCGGCGCGGGAGTGCGAGACCGGCTACTCCGCAGTTCCGGGCTCCGTCGAGCTTCGGGAGCTCATCGGCAGGAGTTACGGGCTGACTCCGGACGAGATCTGCGTGACCACCGGCTCGGAAGAGGCGCTGTACGCGTTCATGCAGGCGTTTGTCGGACCGGGTGACGAAGTGCTGACTCCTGATCCTGGCTTCGCGGTCTATGCATCGATGATCAGTCTCGCGGGCGGAGAGCCCGTTCCGTATCAACTCGTTCCCGGAAAATGGGGAATCGATGTCGAGCAGCTCGAGGCGCTGGTGACCCCGGCGACCAAAGCAATATTGATCAACTCTCCCTCGAATCCGACGGGCGGCGTGCTCCCGGAAGACCAGGTCGACGCGGTCGTCCGGCTGGCGGAAAAACACGGCTTCATCGTCGTCAGCGACGAGGTCTACCGGGAGATCTTCCATACCGGCTCGCGGCCGGCGACTGCAGCGGAGCGGAGCTCGCATGTCGTCGTCATGTCGAGTCTGTCGAAAAGCCACGGGTTGACGGGGCTGAGGCTCGGGTGGATGGGCGCCTCTCTGGATCTGATGGCGACGCTTCGAAAGGCCCACCACTACATGACGATCTGCGCATCGACGTATTCACAGAAACTGGCCGAGCTGGTCCTGCGCGAAAAGGCGTGGAACGAGGACTGGCTGCGGCGGGCGCGAGAGCAGTTCGCCATGCAGCGAAGCGTCGCGATCGAAGGACTCGAAGAGCACGTCGGCCCGGTGGAGAGTGCGAGCGAGGGAGCCTTCTACATCTTTCAGCCGGTACCGACGTGCCGGACGCTCGAATTCGCGAGGAGTCTCGCCACCGAGGCGAAGGTGCTGATGATTCCGGGCGTCGCATTCGGCGATTCCGGAGAAGGCTTTCTTCGGATCTCCTACGCGAGCTCGCCGGAGAAGATCAGGGAAGGCGTTCGCCGTCTCGGAAAGGCGCTGGAGAAGAGTGAAAAGGTGAAGAGTGAAGAGAGAAGAGAGAAGAGAGAAGAGTGA
- a CDS encoding 2,3,4,5-tetrahydropyridine-2,6-dicarboxylate N-succinyltransferase yields the protein MTYGGLDVEAIRSRIEELKDNPKTPRAEALRVIGLFLTALEKGEIRSAERDDMGTWTANTWVKEGILLAFRHGVLADFASGALSFVDKDTIPSRKFTKNDEVRIVPGGSSIRRGAYVAKGVVMMPPAYVNIGAWVGENTMIDSHALVGSCAQIGQRCHLSAAAQIGGVLEPIGNVPVVVEDDVIVGGNAGLYEGTIVRSKAVIGAGVVITASTPVYDAVRDQIYRKTKERALEIPFGAVVIPGARPMRGEFAKEHGLSVTTPVIVKYRDEKTDAATALEEALR from the coding sequence ATGACCTATGGAGGACTCGATGTCGAAGCCATCCGAAGCCGGATCGAGGAGCTGAAGGACAACCCGAAGACGCCCCGAGCCGAAGCGCTTCGTGTGATCGGACTCTTTCTTACGGCGCTCGAAAAGGGGGAGATTCGCTCGGCAGAACGAGACGACATGGGAACGTGGACCGCGAATACCTGGGTCAAGGAGGGAATCCTTCTCGCGTTCAGACACGGAGTTCTGGCCGACTTTGCTTCCGGAGCGCTGTCGTTCGTCGACAAGGACACCATTCCCTCGCGCAAATTCACGAAAAACGACGAGGTTCGAATCGTTCCGGGCGGGTCTTCGATCAGAAGAGGGGCGTACGTCGCGAAAGGCGTCGTGATGATGCCGCCTGCCTACGTGAACATCGGCGCCTGGGTCGGCGAGAACACGATGATCGACTCTCATGCACTCGTCGGCTCGTGCGCGCAGATCGGCCAGCGGTGTCATCTCAGCGCCGCTGCACAGATCGGAGGCGTGCTCGAGCCGATCGGCAACGTTCCCGTCGTGGTCGAGGACGACGTCATCGTCGGGGGAAATGCCGGTCTCTACGAAGGAACGATCGTCCGGTCGAAGGCCGTCATCGGTGCCGGGGTCGTGATCACGGCGTCGACGCCGGTTTACGACGCCGTGCGGGATCAGATCTATCGAAAGACGAAAGAGCGCGCTCTCGAGATTCCGTTTGGCGCGGTCGTCATCCCCGGTGCCCGTCCGATGAGAGGGGAGTTCGCGAAGGAGCATGGCCTGTCGGTGACGACACCGGTGATCGTGAAGTACCGGGATGAGAAGACCGACGCTGCGACGGCGCTCGAGGAAGCGCTCCGTTGA
- the dapA gene encoding 4-hydroxy-tetrahydrodipicolinate synthase gives MNSERFRGTGVALVTPFTKSGALDEPTFRKLVERQIDGGVDYLVPCGTTGENPTLSFEEHLRVIELTIEVSNGRVPVLAGAGSNATGKAIEFSLEAIDLGADGLLTITPYYNKPSQDGLRRHFGAQAEAVEKKKSGVPLIVYNVPGRTGCNLAAATVLGLSRDLPNVIGVKEASANLDQIQEILRLRDDGFLVISGDDAWTLPIIALGADGVISVAANEIPRLMSSMVRSALEGDWKRAREIHFRILPLMTGNFIESNPAPAKAVLSMLGELPSEAVRSPLAPISDESRRRLREIIEECGLPGEEKP, from the coding sequence ATGAATTCCGAACGTTTCAGAGGAACCGGAGTCGCGCTCGTCACTCCCTTCACGAAAAGCGGAGCGCTCGACGAGCCGACTTTCCGAAAACTGGTGGAGCGCCAGATCGACGGGGGCGTCGACTACCTCGTCCCGTGTGGCACGACCGGCGAGAATCCGACGCTCAGCTTCGAAGAGCACCTCCGCGTCATCGAACTGACGATCGAGGTCAGCAACGGACGGGTGCCGGTGCTTGCGGGCGCGGGCTCGAACGCGACCGGCAAGGCGATCGAGTTCTCGCTCGAGGCGATCGACCTCGGCGCCGACGGATTGCTGACGATCACTCCCTACTACAACAAGCCCTCGCAGGACGGGTTGCGCCGCCACTTCGGCGCCCAAGCCGAGGCCGTCGAGAAGAAGAAGAGCGGCGTCCCGCTGATCGTCTACAACGTTCCGGGAAGGACAGGTTGCAACCTCGCTGCTGCGACGGTGCTCGGGCTGAGCCGCGATCTCCCCAATGTCATCGGTGTGAAGGAAGCGTCGGCGAACCTCGATCAGATCCAGGAGATTCTACGGTTGCGGGACGATGGATTTCTCGTCATCAGCGGCGACGACGCGTGGACGCTCCCCATCATCGCGCTCGGAGCCGATGGCGTGATCTCCGTGGCCGCCAATGAGATTCCTCGGCTGATGTCATCCATGGTACGTTCCGCACTCGAGGGCGACTGGAAAAGAGCCCGAGAAATTCACTTCAGAATCCTTCCTCTGATGACCGGCAATTTCATTGAATCGAATCCCGCTCCCGCCAAGGCCGTCCTTTCGATGCTGGGAGAGCTGCCGAGCGAAGCGGTCCGCAGTCCGCTCGCGCCGATCTCCGACGAGTCTCGCCGGCGCCTTCGCGAGATCATCGAGGAATGCGGACTTCCCGGGGAGGAGAAGCCATGA
- a CDS encoding GNAT family N-acetyltransferase: MIHPSPIVLENDAIRLEPLIPEHAPDLVRAVQDDELWKLWYTAVPEPSDVYGYIERALAGQNEGSMLPWAVREKNSGAIIGSSRYHDIVAAIDRVEIGYTWYSKQWQRRHVNTNCKLLLLGHAFERLGCAVVGFRTDNFNRASQRAIEALGAKRDGILRHHQERRDGTARDSYMYSILASEWPDVKRHLQLRLDRNAASG, encoded by the coding sequence ATGATCCATCCCAGTCCCATCGTCCTCGAAAACGATGCGATCCGTCTCGAACCGCTGATCCCGGAGCATGCGCCGGATCTCGTCCGGGCGGTTCAGGATGACGAGTTGTGGAAGCTCTGGTACACGGCCGTGCCCGAGCCATCCGATGTGTACGGATACATCGAACGCGCGCTCGCTGGCCAGAACGAAGGTTCCATGCTTCCATGGGCTGTTCGCGAGAAGAACTCCGGCGCGATCATCGGGTCGTCGCGGTATCACGACATCGTCGCCGCGATCGATCGGGTCGAGATCGGGTACACCTGGTACTCGAAGCAATGGCAGAGAAGACACGTGAACACGAACTGCAAGCTCCTGCTGCTCGGGCACGCATTCGAGCGGCTGGGGTGCGCGGTCGTCGGCTTTCGTACGGACAACTTCAATCGCGCTTCGCAACGCGCGATCGAAGCTCTCGGTGCCAAACGGGACGGGATTCTGCGCCATCACCAGGAGCGACGTGACGGTACGGCTCGAGACAGCTACATGTACAGCATCCTCGCCTCTGAATGGCCCGATGTGAAGCGCCATCTCCAGCTCCGTCTCGACCGGAATGCTGCGTCAGGGTGA
- a CDS encoding methyltransferase domain-containing protein translates to MAPADFEKSHGIIAAENYERFFVPAIGRPVAEHLTEAARLEPGERALDVGCGTGIVARMAIEKVGPEGSVVGIDVNPAMLAVASTVVPEEAPVEWHQAPAESIPLGDDAFDVVLCQMSLQFFQDRVQAIREMRRVLTPEGRVLLSLPGPMTPLFGVLEQALGRHLEPPAAGFVRQVFSLHERNEIEKLLRDGGFDTMDIREEKIPLTMPPPAEFLDQYLASTPLSAVWASAEEPARAAVRREVVEGWQPFGGENGMGGQQPMTLAVAS, encoded by the coding sequence ATGGCACCAGCGGATTTCGAAAAATCTCACGGGATCATCGCGGCGGAGAATTACGAGCGTTTCTTCGTCCCGGCGATCGGCAGACCGGTTGCCGAGCATCTGACCGAGGCCGCGCGTCTGGAGCCGGGTGAACGGGCGCTCGACGTCGGATGCGGCACGGGAATCGTCGCGCGGATGGCCATCGAGAAGGTAGGCCCCGAAGGTTCGGTCGTGGGCATCGACGTGAACCCGGCAATGCTCGCGGTCGCATCCACGGTCGTGCCGGAGGAGGCCCCGGTGGAATGGCATCAGGCGCCGGCCGAGTCGATTCCTCTCGGCGACGACGCGTTCGACGTCGTTCTCTGCCAGATGTCCCTGCAGTTCTTCCAGGACCGCGTTCAGGCAATCCGCGAGATGCGGCGGGTACTGACGCCGGAAGGCCGAGTGCTGCTGAGCCTGCCGGGCCCGATGACACCGTTGTTCGGCGTGCTCGAGCAGGCCCTGGGTCGGCACCTCGAGCCTCCCGCGGCGGGTTTCGTGCGCCAGGTTTTCTCGCTCCACGAGAGGAACGAGATCGAGAAGCTGCTTCGCGACGGAGGGTTCGACACGATGGACATCCGGGAGGAGAAAATCCCCCTGACCATGCCTCCACCCGCTGAGTTCCTCGACCAGTACCTGGCGAGCACCCCGCTCTCGGCAGTGTGGGCGAGCGCTGAAGAGCCGGCTCGCGCCGCGGTCCGCCGGGAGGTGGTCGAGGGCTGGCAGCCCTTCGGAGGGGAAAACGGCATGGGCGGACAGCAGCCGATGACCCTCGCCGTCGCGAGTTGA